In Peromyscus eremicus chromosome 2, PerEre_H2_v1, whole genome shotgun sequence, a single genomic region encodes these proteins:
- the LOC131904809 gene encoding interferon alpha-1-like yields the protein MDFRCPWKKGRITQGKQKEDATCCHSEMLRQLLQLFGTEASRDAWAERPLGQLVTSLLSGLEALEGRAAEPSPSCAPPLAMAIRTYFLGISRYLEGKGYSPCSWEIVRAEMQVALSTFPVPAERSPKKRRRSMEESPLLR from the coding sequence ATGGATTTCAGATGTCCCTGGAAGAAAGGGCGGATCAcccaagggaagcagaaagaagatgccacctgttgCCACTCGGAGATGCTCAGgcagctcctccagctcttcgggacagaggccagcagagatgcCTGGGCAGAGAGGCCGCTTGGGCAACTTGTCACTAGTCTGTTGAGTGGCCTGGAAGCGCTGGAGGGGAGAGCAGCAGAGCCAAGCCCGTCCTGTGCGCCTCCTTTGGCCATGGCCATCCGCACCTACTTTTTGGGCATCTCTCGCTATCTCGAGGGAAAGGGATATAGCCCTTGCTCCTGGGAGATCGTCAGAGCGGAAATGCAAGTGGCCCTTTCAACAttcccagtgcctgcagagagaagccccaagaagagaagaaggtccaTGGAGGAATCCCCGCTGCTCAGGTga
- the LOC131904810 gene encoding interferon alpha-1-like produces the protein MDFRCPWKKGRITQGKQKEDATCCHSEMLRQLLQLFGTEASRDAWAERPLGQLVTSLLSGLEALEGRAAEPSPSCVPPLAMAIRTYFLGISRYLEGKGYSPCSWEIVRAEMQVALSTFPVPAERSPKKRRRSMEESPLLR, from the coding sequence ATGGATTTCAGATGTCCCTGGAAGAAAGGGCGGATCAcccaagggaagcagaaagaagatgccacctgttgCCACTCGGAGATGCTCAGgcagctcctccagctcttcgggacagaggccagcagagatgcCTGGGCAGAGAGGCCGCTTGGGCAACTTGTCACTAGTCTGTTGAGTGGCCTGGAAGCGCTGGAGGGGAGAGCAGCAGAGCCAAGCCCGTCCTGTGTGCCTCCTTTGGCCATGGCCATCCGCACCTACTTTTTGGGCATCTCTCGCTATCTCGAGGGAAAGGGATATAGCCCTTGCTCCTGGGAGATCGTCAGAGCGGAAATGCAAGTGGCCCTTTCAACAttcccagtgcctgcagagagaagccccaagaagagaagaaggtccaTGGAGGAATCCCCGCTGCTCAGGTga